One genomic region from Phragmites australis chromosome 1, lpPhrAust1.1, whole genome shotgun sequence encodes:
- the LOC133913336 gene encoding putative ABC transporter C family member 15: MEIILALDYVRISAFAILLVWIIAKFVKLKKRQKIGNGTNVSAERKGITLLPSHILAVCSACITLINIGFAALGVWKHQNVSLGLIFASVSWFLVTLFSLYCKHKGAGVVSNWPAVLVSWWVFSFLLESLLTSLHLLHLFNSATIIDFTSLPFCTIICLCLVAIAMRTSKTNQEELNQPLLVREDSGDSGRDRFSSSGWWSQLTFQWLNPVFEKGRKVRLELEHIPSVPQSETAEHSYALLQETLHKQKPEPMSLQRAIICAVWTPLVINAVFAGLNTFASYMGPFLITYLVELLSDKNPDKGNGHGYILACLFFASKTIESLSQRQWYFGARRIGFRVRAALMVSIYKKSLLIKNSTTGTGKIVNFLDVDVEKIGEFFLYIHGIWLLPLQVSLALVILCHSLGMVATLSAIFVTVLVMVSNTPLAKSQKNLNVKIMEAKDSRIKATAEALKSMRILKLHAWETAYLDKLLKLRDVERGWLRRYLYTCSAIAFLFWASPTLVSVVTFGICILVDVPLSVGTVLSALATFRILQDPIYNLPELVSMVTQTKVSLDRIEEFIKDDHNGKPSSYGNRSGTEEHSMASVEIAAGEYSWEADNILKKEKFTLKIDSKVNIMKGHKVAVCGSVGSGKSSLLCAIMSEIPRFSGSETTVVGSRAYVPQSAWIQTGTIQDNVLFGKAMDKTLYDEVIQGCALDKDVELWANGDMTVVGERGMNLSGGQKQRIQLARALYSDADVYLLDDPFSAVDAHTGAHLFKECLMRQMSSKTVIYVTHQLEFLRDSDLVLVMKNGRIVQSGKYDDLIVDKDGQLSKQMDAHNKSLSQVTPAKVHSLTKSKKQKKQMELTEIEPDHTVLGRESEEERVSGRVKWGVYRKFVTSAYRGALIPVILACQVLFQALQICSNYWIAWASERQEQVSREKMIGIFVLLSAGSSAFILGRAFVLSTIAIETAQQLFLGMTKNVFRAPVNFFESTPSSRILNRASTDQSTVDIDIPYRLAGLIFALIQLISIIFIMSQIAWPIFFLFIIIISISTCYQSYYISSARELARLVGIIKAPVLHHFSETVSGSAIIRCFNQGEKFFRKNLALIDDYSCITFHNSATIEWLCVRINFLFNLVFFVMLVILVSLPRDTIDPSLAGLAATYGLNLNVLQAWVIWNLCNVENKMISVERILQFSNIPSESPLVIEEYRPTEKWPWYGSIQIDGLQIKYNHDMPMVLKGISCTFPGERKIGVVGRTGSGKSTLIQALFRIVEPSAGRIIIDGVDISLLGLHDLRSRLSIIPQEPTLFQGTVRSNLDPLQQHMDTDIWEVVRKCRIEEIIREDNRLLDAPVVEDGGNWSGGQRQLVCLARVLLMKRKILVLDEATASVDTATDNIIQRTIRQETKGCTVISIAHRIPTVIDSDLVLVLGEGRILEYDSPDNLLRDGSSAFSKLVMEFVGRTEDINR, from the exons ATGGAGATAATACTAGCATTGGATTATGTGCGCATATCAGCATTTGCTATTTTGCTGGTTTGGATCATTGCAAAGTTTGTCAAACTGAAAAAGAGACAAAAGATAGGAAATGGCACCAATGTTTCAGCAGAAAGGAAGGGGATAACCCTACTCCCATCTCACATACTTGCAGTCTGCAGTGCTTGCATCACATTAATAAATATTGGCTTTGCTGCTCTTGGAGTTTGGAAGCACCAAAATGTCTCCCTGGGCCTGATCTTTGCATCAGTGTCATGGTTTTTGGTGACTCTCTTCTCACTCTACTGCAAACACAAAGGAGCAGGAGTTGTATCGAACTGGCCTGCAGTTCTTGTTTCTTGGTGGGTTTTTAGCTTCCTGTTAGAATCACTCCTCACTTCTTTGCATTTGCTCCATCTCTTCAACTCTGCAACCATCATCGATTTCACTTCACTACCCTTCTGCACCATCATATGTCTGTGTCTAGTTGCAATAGCCATGAGAACTTCTAAAACAAACCAAGAAGAACTGAACCAACCACTGCTCGTGAGAGAAGACAGTGGTGACAGCGGCAGAGACAGGTTCTCCAGCTCCGGGTGGTGGAGTCAGCTTACCTTCCAGTGGTTGAACCCGGTCTTTGAGAAGGGGCGCAAGGTGCGGCTTGAGCTCGAACACATCCCATCTGTTCCGCAGTCAGAGACAGCAGAGCATTCGTATGCATTGCTTCAAGAAACACTGCACAAGCAAAAACCTGAGCCGATGTCACTACAAAGAGCCATCATTTGTGCTGTTTGGACACCTTTGGTTATCAATGCAGTCTTCGCAG GGCTTAACACTTTCGCTTCTTATATGGGACCATTCTTGATCACCTACTTAGTGGAGCTGCTGTCCGACAAGAACCCCGATAAAGGCAATGGACATGGATATATACTTGCATGCCTCTTCTTTGCATCAAAGACAATAGAGTCGCTATCACAGAGGCAATGGTACTTTGGCGCCCGTAGAATTGGATTTCGGGTGCGTGCAGCACTGATGGTGTCTATCTACAAGAAGTCTCTGCTGATCAAGAATTCAACCACAGGGACAGGAAAAATTGTGAACTTCCTTGATGTCGATGTTGAGAAGATTGGTGAATTTTTCTTGTACATCCATGGCATTTGGTTGCTGCCCTTGCAAGTCTCATTGGCGCTTGTCATCCTCTGCCATAGTCTTGGCATGGTGGCCACACTTTCTGCAATCTTCGTGACGGTGTTGGTAATGGTgagcaacacaccactggcaaAGTCGCAGAAGAACCTCAATGTGAAGATCATGGAGGCGAAGGACTCACGCATCAAGGCCACAGCAGAAGCGCTGAAGAGCATGAGGATCTTGAAGCTGCATGCATGGGAGACAGCCTACTTGGACAAGCTCCTGAAGCTAAGGGATGTGGAGAGGGGGTGGCTCAGAAGGTATCTGTACACATGCTCGGCAATAGCCTTCCTCTTCTGGGCATCGCCAACGTTGGTCTCAGTTGTCACCTTTGGCATCTGCATTCTTGTAGATGTTCCATTGTCAGTAGGAACAGTACTATCCGCCCTTGCCACTTTCAGAATCCTCCAAGACCCAATCTACAACCTCCCGGAGCTAGTGTCAATGGTCACGCAAACCAAGGTGTCCCTAGACAGAattgaagagttcatcaaagaCGACCACAATGGGAAGCCAAGTAGCTATGGCAATAGAAGCGGCACAGAGGAGCACTCTATGGCCAGCGTGGAGATTGCAGCAGGAGAGTACAGTTGGGAAGCTGACAACATCTTGAAGAAGGAAAAATTCACACTGAAGATCGATAGCAAGGTGAACATCATGAAAGGTCACAAGGTTGCAGTGTGTGGGTCAGTTGGTTCAGGAAAATCAAGCCTCCTTTGTGCCATCATGAGCGAGATTCCAAGGTTCAGCGGTTCAGAAACAACGGTTGTTGGGTCGAGGGCATATGTCCCGCAGAGTGCATGGATTCAGACCGGGACAATTCAGGACAATGTGCTCTTTGGGAAGGCCATGGACAAGACCTTGTATGATGAGGTGATACAAGGGTGTGCTTTGGATAAAGATGTAGAACTATGGGCTAACGGAGACATGACTGTGGTAGGGGAAAGAGGTATGAACCTAAGTGGAGGCCAGAAGCAGAGGATTCAGCTTGCCAGGGCATTGTACAGTGATGCTGATGTTTACCTCTTGGATGATCCCTTCAGTGCTGTGGATGCACACACTGGAGCACATCTCTTCAAG GAATGCTTAATGCGGCAGATGTCCTCGAAGACAGTAATATATGTTACTCATCAGCTGGAGTTCTTGCGAGATTCAGATCTTGTTTTG GTCATGAAAAATGGAAGAATTGTTCAATCCGGAAAATATGATGATTTGATAGTAGACAAAGATGGCCAGCTCTCAAAGCAAATGGATGCACACAACAAGTCTCTTAGTCAGGTCACGCCTGCAAAAGTTCACAGCTTGACTAAAAGCAAAAAACAGAAGAAGCAGATGGAGCTCACAGAAATAGAGCCAGATCACACTGTGCTAGGAAGGGAAAGTGAGGAAGAGCGTGTATCTGGACGGGTTAAATGGGGTGTCTACCGCAAGTTTGTTACCTCAGCCTATAGGGGAGCTCTCATTCCTGTAATTCTTGCATGCCAAGTCCTTTTCCAGGCGTTGCAGATATGTAGCAACTACTGGATTGCATGGGCATCAGAGAGACAAGAACAAGTAAGCAGAGAGAAGATGATAGGTATTTTTGTGCTGTTATCTGCAGGAAGCTCGGCATTTATATTGGGGAGAGCTTTCGTCCTATCAACAATTGCAATCGAAACTGCTCAGCAACTCTTTTTAGGCATGACTAAAAATGTATTCCGAGCGCCAGTTAACTTCTTTGAGTCTACTCCATCAAGTCGAATCCTCAATAGG gCTTCAACAGATCAAAGTACAGTTGACATAGATATTCCTTACAGGCTAGCAGGGCTGATATTCGCACTAATTCAGCTCATCAGTATAATTTTCATTATGTCCCAAATTGCTTGGCCCATATTCTTTTTATTCATAATAATAATTTCCATATCAACTTGTTATCAG AGCTATTACATCAGTTCAGCAAGAGAGCTAGCAAGGTTGGTAGGCATTATAAAGGCTCCAGTTCTCCACCACTTCTCAGAGACTGTATCGGGGTCCGCAATTATTAGGTGCTTTAATCAGGGAGAAAAATTCTTCAGAAAGAACCTTGCACTAATAGATGACTACTCGTGCATCACTTTCCATAATTCAGCGACAATCGAATGGTTGTGTGTCCGTATCAACTTCCTCTTCAACCTTGTATTCTTTGTGATGCTAGTCATCCTTGTCTCCTTGCCTCGTGATACTATTGATCCAA GCCTTGCAGGGCTTGCAGCAACCTACGGCCTAAACCTTAATGTGTTACAAGCATGGGTTATATGGAACTTGTGCAATGTTGAGAACAAGATGATCTCAGTAGAGAGAATTCTGCAATTCTCAAACATACCAAGTGAGTCTCCTTTAGTGATTGAAGAATATAGACCAACGGAAAAATGGCCATGGTATGGAAGTATTCAGATAGATGGTCTCCAAATCAAGTACAACCATGACATGCCCATGGTGCTCAAAGGTATAAGCTGCACATTTCCTGGAGAAAGAAAAATTGGGGTGGTAGGGCGGACAGGGAGTGGGAAGTCTACTCTCATCCAGGCTTTGTTTCGGATTGTCGAACCATCTGCAGGACGGATAATCATAGACGGGGTGGATATATCACTTCTCGGATTACATGATTTGCGGTCTAGATTAAGTATTATACCTCAAGAACCAACTCTCTTCCAAGGCACTGTCAGATCAAACCTAGATCCTCTACAACAACATATGGACACTGATATATGGGAG GTTGTGCGTAAATGCCGCATTGAGGAGATTATCAGAGAAGATAATAGGTTGTTAGATGCACCAG TTGTTGAAGATGGAGGAAACTGGAGTGGAGGGCAAAGGCAACTTGTCTGCTTGGCCAGGGTACTGCTAATGAAAAGGAAAATACTTGTTTTAGACGAAGCTACAGCTTCAGTTGATACTGCAACTGACAATATCATCCAAAGGACTATAAGGCAAGAAACAAAAGGTTGCACAGTCATATCAATTGCACATAGGATTCCCACTGTGATTGACAGCGACCTAGTTCTGGTACTCGGTGAAG GTAGGATACTCGAGTATGATTCTCCGGACAATCTCTTGAGAGATGGATCATCAGCTTTTTCAAAGTTGGTGATGGAGTTTGTGGGAAGGACAGAAGACATTAACCGATGA